The proteins below are encoded in one region of Deferribacter autotrophicus:
- the rpsU gene encoding 30S ribosomal protein S21, whose product MAVNAIVKVDGDNIDSALKLLKKKVEREGLIREIKRHTYYEKPTEVRRKKLLKARRKQQKLIRKLKEKYKYY is encoded by the coding sequence TTGGCTGTAAACGCTATTGTTAAGGTTGATGGCGATAATATCGATTCTGCCTTGAAGCTTCTTAAAAAGAAGGTTGAAAGAGAAGGTCTGATTCGTGAAATTAAACGCCATACTTATTATGAAAAACCAACAGAAGTAAGAAGAAAGAAGCTTCTCAAGGCAAGAAGGAAGCAGCAAAAGCTTATCAGAAAGCTCAAAGAGAAATATAAGTACTATTAA